CGGTGGGTCCCCGGCACCTGCTGCCATGTCCATTGATTCAGTTCGTCCAGCCACCGTTGATCGGATGCGTTTTCGTCGTACGGAGTGGCGGTTACCCTTCCTCCTGCCGAATCTGCCATATCCCCTCCTGGCGATGGTCGGGCGCTCTTTTCAGCCTCTCCAGGGTCGTTGGTGCTTCCGGTGTGACCCGACGCGCGTTGGCCTGGGCTCCTCTGGTCCCTGCCAACCGCCAGCTTGAGCGCCCTGCCCGCGCTGCGCTGCTGGAAGAATGGGGGGTGTACGACGAATGCGCTCTGCGAAGGGCCTCCGGCGACGACTGGGGAACCGTGTCACGGCACGCTTTTCCGGAATTCCTGAAGACAGCTTAAGCAGGCCGGGATGGGACATGCAACTGCCGGTCAAGGTCATGGCCGGGTTGGGGGATCAGGCTTTTGGCGACAACCTCAAGCAGAAGGACGGCAAAGCCCCGTCTGAACAGGGGAGCCTGATTCGTTACTGGCATTTAAGCGCGGACTGGCATTCAAGCGCGGCAGAATCCTCGTCCCACAAAAAAGGGACGGGCGACGCCGGGGTGGTGCCGGGATGAAAAGGCCTCGCTGCGCGCGAGGATTGGCCCTGCGAGACGATGTTTTCCCGCTCTAGCCCTGATCCTCCTCTTCCCGCACGATCTGGAGCACGCGCTCGCGGATGCTGCGCTCCTCGCGCAGGTAGCGGCGGGCGCTCATCTGCACGCCGATGGCGGCGACGACCTGCCCGCCGTGGCGGTACGGGACACCGAGGGTACACTGGCCGGGAATCCATTCCTCGATGGCGTAGGCGTACCCCCGGCGCCGCACCCGCGCGACCTCGGTGCGCCACTCGTCCAGGGTGGTGATGCTGCTCTGGGTCGGGGCGGCGAATTGACGCGGCTGAAGATCGGCGTGGGCATACAGAATCTTGCCGCTGGCGGTGGCGGTCGCGGGCAGATAGATATCGAGCGGCTGATCGATGTCGGCGTCGGGGTGGCGTTCGCGAATGGCGCAGACGACCTCCTCACCTTCCAGAATGCACAAAAAGGCGACCGAACGCACGTCCAGCGCCAGGCGGGTGATCAGCGCGCGGGCGTCCTGAAACCAGGGCAGCGCCGAGGTCAGGTGCGCGCCCATCTCCGCGATGTGCCAGGAGAGGCGGTATTTCCCGGCGGGCGTGCGGCGCAGGAATCCGGCCTCGGTCAGACCGGCGAGGTAGGCGTGGGCGGTGGCGCGGGGAACATTCAGATGCGCCGCCAGCGCCCGCACGCCCCATTCGGGCTGTTCGGCGCTGAACGCACCCAGGATGCTCGCGGCTTTCTGTAGGGACAGCACGTGTCCAGCGTACACGGACAGGACAGGGAACATTCCAAGCTGGGCAACGAACGGTCACCCTGGCGGGCCGGGCAGGGCTTCCGGGTCGTCGGCGTCCAGGGGGTGCAGCGCCGTCTGGATCAGGTAGGGCCGTTTGCCCGCGCGCTGGCCGTCCTGCAAGACGAGCAGCTCGCGCAGGGTGTTGAGCGCCTCCTGAACCTGGCGGGCAGTCCCGTCGTCCAGCCACAGCACGCCCATATAGTCCCCGCCGATATGGTGCTGACGGAAGGCGGCATAGGTCCGGGCGTCGGGCATGAACGTCTCCGAATGCACCTCACCCTCTGTACTGCGGTAGAGCAGCCGGGCATTCAGGTCGAGGCGGGCCAGGCCTCGCGCCCCGGCCCGCGCCCGCAACCGGTCAAAGGGCCGCCCGTGCCGGAGAATCTGTGCCTCCAGGTCCGCGAAGGGCGTCAGGTGAAAGGGCACCCGGAAGCCGCCCGGCGCGCGGTAGAGCCGCACGGGCCGCCCCGCCCGCCGCCGCTCGCCCGCCTCCTCCAGCAGGCCCGCCGCCACGAACTGCCGCACGCGGTAGAGCATCCGCTCCACGCTGACGCCCGCCTCGCGCGCCGCCTCCGCCGCTCCCAGCGTCCGCCCGATGAAGGGTTCGAGGTGCCGCAGCGCCGCCGGGTCGCTGAGCAGCCGGGCCTGTTCGGGCGTCGTCACCTCGAACCACTCGCCCCCGAAAGAACCCAAAACGGTGTGCGGCATTTTCAGCAGGGTACGCCGGACGCTGGGGGCATGACCAGCACCGCTCCCGCTCTCCGGCTGCCCCGCGCCTTCTGGACCTACTGGGCGGGCGTGACCCTCACCGCGCTGGGGGACGCGGCCGTGTACGTCGCCCTGCCCTTCCTGGCCCTCGCCACGCATCCGGCCGAGGGCGCCGGGGCGGTCGGCGGGGTGGTGCTGGCGGGGAGTCTGCCACGCTTTCTGGC
The window above is part of the Deinococcus metallilatus genome. Proteins encoded here:
- a CDS encoding IclR family transcriptional regulator, producing the protein MLSLQKAASILGAFSAEQPEWGVRALAAHLNVPRATAHAYLAGLTEAGFLRRTPAGKYRLSWHIAEMGAHLTSALPWFQDARALITRLALDVRSVAFLCILEGEEVVCAIRERHPDADIDQPLDIYLPATATASGKILYAHADLQPRQFAAPTQSSITTLDEWRTEVARVRRRGYAYAIEEWIPGQCTLGVPYRHGGQVVAAIGVQMSARRYLREERSIRERVLQIVREEEDQG